The following DNA comes from Streptomyces sp. Ag109_O5-10.
GCGCTCGGGACCCTGCGGTGGGTCGGGTTCCCGCGCGCCGGCAGTCCCGCCTGGTACGACGAGCTGACCGCGGTCCTGCGCGGCCACGGCCTGGATCTCGGCCCCGAGGCCCCCGAGGGTCAGGCGCTGATCGCCGACGTGAAACTGGCCGCGGTCGCCTCCGGGCAGGCCTTCGCGCTGGCCCCGCCGGGCTGGCAGCAGCCGCTCCCCGACCATGTGTCCTGGTCACCGCTGGCCGGGACGCCGCTGGTGCGGCGCACCTGGGCGGTGTGGCCGGCCGACTCCCGCCGCCGGGACCTGGGCCGGTTCGTCGCCGCACTGGACCGGTCGGCGCGGGAGTAGCGGACCCCCCTTACCGGATCCGTCAGACGGGCCGCCCCTGACGCGATCCGTCAGACGGGCCGCCCCTGACGCGATCCGTCAGACGGGCCGCCCCTGACGCGATCCGTCAGACGGGCCGCCCCTGACGCGATCCGTCAGACGGGCCGCCCCTGACGCGATCCGTCGGACAGGCCGGCCCTTACGGGGCCCGTCAGACGGCCGTACGGCCGCCGTCGACCGGCAGGATCGCGCCCTGCACGAAGCTCGCCGCGTCGCTCACCAGGAAGGCGATCGCCTCGGCGATCTCGCGCGCCTCGGCGGGCCGGCCGGCGGGGGCCTGGGCGGCCAGGGCGTCCAGGTCGTCGCCCATGACGGCCGTGCCCTCCGTGCGGGTGGGGCCGGGCTCCACGGCGTTGACGCGCACCCCCTGCGGGCCGAACTCGGCGGCCCAGGACTTGGTCAGCAGGTTGACCGCCGCCTTGCTCGACGCGTACAGCGCCATCCCCGCGAGCCCGTACTCGGCGACCATGGTGCTGACGTTGACGATGGCGCCCTGTCCGCGCTCGGCCATGGCCGGGGCGAGCTCGCCCACCAGGTAGAACGGCGCCTTCACGTTCAGGTCGTAGACGGTGTCCACCTGGTCCGCGGGCGTCTGTGCCGTCGGCCCGAACGGGAAGACGCCGGCATTGTTGACGAGGATGTCGACGCGGCCGCCGCCCAGCGCGGTGGCCTCGCGGGCCAGGCGCCGTACCGAGTCGGCGTCCCGCAGGTCGGCCGCCAGGAAGTCCGCCTTGCCGCCGCGCTCCCGGACGGCGCCCACCACCCGCTCGCCACGGTCCGCGTCGCGCCCCGCGACCAGGACGTGCGCACCACGCTCGGCGAGCAGTGTCGCGGTCGCGGCGCCGATGCCGCTCGTCGCGCCGGTCAGCAGGGCCACGCGTCCGGTCAGGTCAGCAGAACTCATGAGGTGTCCTTAAAGTGTGGAAAGTGGGGCGAATCCATCGTCCCGCCGCCTCGTCCGTGAGGCGACGGGAGTCCACAGCGGCAACGGCGTTCCCGGGATTCCGCTCGTCCCATCGGCGGATCCGATGTCCCTCATAAGCGCTCCCTGCAGAGCCCTCCAGAGGCGGTGCTTATGACGGCTCTTCGCCGGCCGTATGGCCGTGGCGCGACCGACCGCGCACGTCCCGCGGTTACATGACCCGTACGGCTCGGGGCCCCGGTGGCCCGGCACCGTGCGGACCGGCACCGATCGTCAGGTGAGGCAGCAATGAGCGAACGGAACGCAGAACTGCACGCAGAACCGCGCGCGGGTACGACCGCGGCGTCTCAGGCGGCGCCGAACGCGTCCGGGGAGAGCAGCACGTACGACGTGATCGTCCTGGGCGCGGGCCCGGTCGGGCAGAACGTCGCCGACCGGGCGCGGGCCGCCGGGCTCTCCGTGGCGGTCGTCGAGCGGGAACTCCTCGGCGGCGAGTGCTCCTACTGGGCCTGCGTGCCCAGCAAGGCGCTGCTGCGGCCCGTCCTCGCGGTCGCCGACGCCCGCCGTGTGGACGGCGCCCGGCAGGCCGTCACCGGACGGCTCGACGAGGCCGCTGTCTTCGCCCGCCGCAACCGTTACGTCACCGACTGGGACGACAGCGGGCAGGCACGGGGGGTCAAGTCCATCGGGGCCGACCTGTTCCGCGGCCAGGGCCGGCTCGACGGGCCGCGCCGGGTCACCGTCGGCCCGAGCACCGCCGGCCAGGACGACGGCGCCCGGCAGACCCTCGTCGCCCGGCACGCGGTGGCCCTCGCCACCGGCAGCCGGCCGGCGCTGCCGGACATTCCGGGGATCGAGGAGGCCAGACCCTGGACGAACCGGCACGGCACCGACTCCAGCACCGTGCCCGCCCGTCTGGTCGTGGTCGGCGGCGGCGGGGTCGGCGTTGAGATGGCGACGCTGTGGCAGGGGCTCGGGTCACAGGTCACCCTGCTCGTCCGGCGGCGGCTGCTGCCCCGCATGGAGGCCTTCGCCGGGGAACTCGTCGCCCAGGGGCTGGCCGAGGCCGGCGCGGACGTGCGGACGGGCGTCCAGGTGACCGCGCTGCGCCGACCGGACCCTGCGGGGCCGGTGACGCTCACGCTCGACGACGGCAGCGAACTGGAGGCCGACGAGGTCCTGTTCGCCACCGGCCGCACGCCCAACACCGACGACATCGGCCTGGAGACCGTGGGCCTGACTCCCGGCTCCTGGCTCGACGTGGACACGACCTGCCTGGTCGACGGGGTCGAGGGGGCGTGGCTGTACGGCCTCGGGGACGTCAACCACCGCGCGCTCCTCACCCACCAGGGCAAGTACCAGGGACGGACGGCCGGTGACGCCATCGGCGCCCGCGCCGCCGGGCGGCCGCTGGACGACGGGGACTGGGGCGACCACGCCACGACCGCCGACCGGCATGCCGTGGCCCAGGTCTTCTTCACCGACCCGGAGGCGGGCGCCGTGGGCCTGACCGCAGAGCAGGCGGCCGCCGCCGGGCACCGCGTCGAGACGGTCGACCTCGACCTGAACGCCGCCCAGGGCGCCAACCTCTACGCCGACGGCTACACCGGCCACGCCCGGCTGGTCGTCGACGCCGACCGGGAGGTGCTGCTCGGGGTGACCATGGTCGGGTCCGGGGTCACCGAGCTGCTGCACGCGGCCACCATCGCGGTCGTCGGCGAGGTACCCCTCAAACGCCTCCGGCACGCGATCGCCCCGTTCCCCACGATCAGCGAGATCTGGGTGTTCCTCGTCGCGGCGTACCGACGGCAGCGGGAGCAGTCGCACGCCTGAGCGGGTCGCGAGCGCGAAGCGATCCGGCTCCGCTGTGGCACCGTCGCCCGACTCGACGCCGATGTCACGGCGTACTGTCGTGCCCGTCCGGCGCCCGCCGGCGCCGGTGCCCGGTGCACGACCGAGGAGGAACATCTCCTGTGACCTGCCGAGTCATCCTCGTGGCCCCCGCCATCACCCCTTCGCTGCGGCGGGCCCGATTCGACGACGGTGACTCGATCGAGAGGCCCGGGGCGGTGGCGCTGTCCCTGCCGGCTGCGGGCGGGGAGGTCAGCTCGCCGAGTGTGCGCTGCCGGGAGACGGCGGCCGCGCTGGGCCTCGACGCCTCGGTGGAGCCCGAGCTGTCGGGCCTGGACGCGGGCCGCTGGCGGGGGCGGACGCTGGAGGAGGTCGGCACCGCCGAACCCGAGGCGCTGCTCCAGTGGCTGACCGACCCGGGGGCCGCGCCGCACGGCGGTGAATCGGTACGGGAGTTGTGCGCGCGGGTCACGGGCTGGCTGGACCGGACGGGCCGGTCCGCCGGCCGGACGATCGCCGTGGTGGAGCCGGAGGTGGTGCGGGCCGTGCTGCTGCACGCGCTGGGAGCGCCCGAGTCCGCGTTCTGGCGCGTGGACGTCCCACCGCTGTCGGCCACGGAGATCGCGGGCGGCCCCGGGCGCTGGAACCTGCGGCTCGGCCAGGCCGGCGGCTAGAGCCAATGCCGTTGCTTTATGGGTCGGCGGGTTTGGGTCGTTTGATGCGCACTGCTCGGGTTCCGGTGCGGGTGGGCTGGGGCCAGGTGTGGTGTTCGGCCCGTTTGAGGCGGTAGTTGGACATCTTGCGTTTGACGACGCGAGGCTGGCTGCGCAGGCGTCTGTGCGGCAGGAGTCGTTCCAGCAGGTCATGCTGGAGCAGGACGAGCGCTCTCACCAGCAGGTCAGGGGGAAAAACTGCCCGGCGTGACGGTCACGCTGCGCCGGGCAGAGCGCAAGGTCTCAGTGAAGGAGACCTGGTCGGGATCCAGACTCCGGGTGGCGGCGGTTCTCACCATCAGCTCGCGTAGCGCGTGGTGGACCAGCAGATGTGCCCAGATCTGCTGCAGGACACCTTCTGGTGTTTTGCTGCTGATCACCACGCGGGCTCCGCGTTGATGCGTCTTGAGCTCGGCGAAAACGGCTTCCGCCTCCCAGCGCTCCTGATACAGCGCGGCCAGCTGGCGGGCGGGATGGCGGCGGGCATCGAGCAGGCTGGTCACCAGCCGGTAGTCCTCGCCCGCGTGGCCGGTGCCGTTCAGCTGGTAGGCCAGCACCCGCACCGTGACCGGGTCGGTGTGCGCGGGATCGGTGTGAGCGTGGATGCGGGAGAGCCAGGATCCGTCCCGCAGGATCCGGTCAACGGGCAGGACCCGGTTGGCCGGCACCCTCCATAACAGGTCGGCGCCGGTAGCGGTGAAGGCCCGCCACAACGGCACACCGAGGAACTCCCTGTCGGCCAGCACGAGTTGTCCCGGCCCGCAGGAGCGGGGCAGGCGGCTTACGAGGGTGACTTCCCCAGTGCGGCAGCCGGCCAGCTCGGCGTCCAGCACGAGGTGCGTGCCCACCTCGATCAAGCAGGCCATCCGTACTTGGGGAAAGGAACTCTTGTCGTGGCCGCGGCTGTTTCCGGGGCGGCCGAAGGCAGCCTCGTTGGCCGCGCTGTCGGCAACGTCCCAGCAGGTCCCGTCCACTGCCAGTAGCCGCAGCCCCCGCCAGAACGCCCCCGGAGTTCCCTCGGTGCCCATCGGTTTCGCGGTCGTGGTGAACAGGACCCGCAGCGGCTCGGGACCCAGCCGCTGACGGGCCCGGAACAGTGACGATTTCGCCGGAATGCGCCAGTCACCCAGCAGGCCCTGGCCACGCAGGCCCTCGACCAGATGCCTCATCACGTCCAGATACGGCGCCGGCGAGAACAGGGCCAGCCCGAGCACGAAATACACCATCAGCCGGGCCGGCAGCAGGCGCCTGCGCTGTTCCGCACGACCGCACGCGGCCACTGCACGATCCACCAGACCGGACGGGTACACCCAGGTCAGCAAACCCAAGCCTGATAACTCGCCGACATCCGCAGACACCCGAACCACCCCCGGGAACACTGCACAACAGCGTACGCCCACGAGCTAACGCAACGGCATTGCGGCTAGAGCGTGTCGCTGTCAGCACCGCGGCGAGGATGCGTTCCCGGGTGCCCTCCACGCCCACCTGATCAGGCGTCCGAGAACGTCGCCCCCGTCCGTGTCCGGATCCGGCGCCGGCGGCTCAGTGATCGACCCTCCGAGGCGCGTCCGTCGGCCTGGATCCCGTGTCAACCTGCGCGCTCCCCAGATCCGTGGCCTCGCACTCCTGCCGGGCCCGCAGCGGGGTGCCGACCGGGCCGAACACCGCCATGACTGCTGACAGCCCGGTTGGCCCGGCAGGTGTGGGGCCGAAGGCGCTGACGGCTGCGGCTCGCCCCCCCGTTACCGTTTTCGTGGCTCCGCGATGGGGGTTCTCCGGCCTTCGGGCGCCGAAATGCGGTGGAGCGGTGTGCTCCGTCCTGCCTAGGGTCGCGCCATGACCACCCGCACCTTCCGCGTCACCGTCCGAGGCGTCTTCGACGGTCTCGGCGCCGAGCAGCGTGCCGAACTGCTCTCCCATGCCGCCGAGCACGACGTGCTGCGCGCGGCCTTCACGCCCGAGGGCCACCTCAGTTACGACATCACCGCCCGTCCGGCCTTCACCTTCCGCTTCCAGGACACCGGGGAGGAAGAGGAGGACATCCTGGTGGCGACCGAGCGCGCCGAGGAGACGGCCAGGGCGTGGCTCACCGAGCGCGGCTACGGCTACAAGAACCTCAGGTCCAGCGCGGAGGACCTCTCCCAGGCGCCCCTGAGCAAGCGGCAGCGCCGGGCGGCCGCGCAGCGGCAGGACTGACCCCGGGACCAACTCCGCTTCCGGCGCCGCCGGATACGGCCACGGCGACCTGAAGTCACCGTGGTCCAGGTCACGTAGAGATGTGGCCGGTTTGTGGGGAGCCTGTGCCGCGGGCGTGGCATGCTCGGGGCCACATCGGGTTACCGGCCGGTTCTACCCGTCGGTAACCATGACCGGTGCCTCTTCGTCACCCCCCACCCTCAGGACTGACCTTGCGCAGACGCACAAGGCTCGGGCATGCCCTCGTGCCCGGCTTCGTCATGACCGCCCTCCTTCTCGCCGCCGGCTGCGCCTCGCCGCCGCACCAGGCCGCCGCCGACGGCCGTGCACGGGAGGCCGTCCAGGCCTCCGACGGCTCCAGCGCCACCGCCCGCACGGACGGCCGGAGGCTCGCCGTCGCCGCCGCACCGGCCGCAGCCGCGACCACGGCCGCGGGCTCGGCGAGTGCGGGCCGACCGGCGCACCGCACCACGCTCACCGTCGCCTCGTACGACCGCGCCACCCGACGTGCCGTCATATCCAAGGCGGGACAAGGGAATTCGGGAGGCAAGGGGAGGGCGGGCTCACCCACCGTCTCCCCCAGCCCCACGGCGCCGTCACCGTCGGCCTCCGCCTCGGCCTCCGCCCAGCAGGCCGCCGTCGGTGACGTCATCGCCAGCGCCCCCGCACCCGGCGCCCCGGACGGGCTGCTCGCCAGGGTGACGAAGGTACTCGGCGAGACCGACGCCGGCACCGAGGTGCAGACCGAGCCCGCCACCCTCGACGCCCTGCTCGGCGACGACACCGCGAAGGGCACCGTGCCCGTCGACCCGGCCGCCTTCGACGTCGACAAGCTGCTGCCCGACGTCAAGGTCTCCTGGTCCAGGACCGGTGACGTGCACGTCGGCCCCGAAGGCGCCCACGTGCCGCTCGGCAGC
Coding sequences within:
- a CDS encoding SDR family NAD(P)-dependent oxidoreductase; protein product: MSSADLTGRVALLTGATSGIGAATATLLAERGAHVLVAGRDADRGERVVGAVRERGGKADFLAADLRDADSVRRLAREATALGGGRVDILVNNAGVFPFGPTAQTPADQVDTVYDLNVKAPFYLVGELAPAMAERGQGAIVNVSTMVAEYGLAGMALYASSKAAVNLLTKSWAAEFGPQGVRVNAVEPGPTRTEGTAVMGDDLDALAAQAPAGRPAEAREIAEAIAFLVSDAASFVQGAILPVDGGRTAV
- a CDS encoding NAD(P)/FAD-dependent oxidoreductase; its protein translation is MSERNAELHAEPRAGTTAASQAAPNASGESSTYDVIVLGAGPVGQNVADRARAAGLSVAVVERELLGGECSYWACVPSKALLRPVLAVADARRVDGARQAVTGRLDEAAVFARRNRYVTDWDDSGQARGVKSIGADLFRGQGRLDGPRRVTVGPSTAGQDDGARQTLVARHAVALATGSRPALPDIPGIEEARPWTNRHGTDSSTVPARLVVVGGGGVGVEMATLWQGLGSQVTLLVRRRLLPRMEAFAGELVAQGLAEAGADVRTGVQVTALRRPDPAGPVTLTLDDGSELEADEVLFATGRTPNTDDIGLETVGLTPGSWLDVDTTCLVDGVEGAWLYGLGDVNHRALLTHQGKYQGRTAGDAIGARAAGRPLDDGDWGDHATTADRHAVAQVFFTDPEAGAVGLTAEQAAAAGHRVETVDLDLNAAQGANLYADGYTGHARLVVDADREVLLGVTMVGSGVTELLHAATIAVVGEVPLKRLRHAIAPFPTISEIWVFLVAAYRRQREQSHA
- a CDS encoding histidine phosphatase family protein, producing the protein MTCRVILVAPAITPSLRRARFDDGDSIERPGAVALSLPAAGGEVSSPSVRCRETAAALGLDASVEPELSGLDAGRWRGRTLEEVGTAEPEALLQWLTDPGAAPHGGESVRELCARVTGWLDRTGRSAGRTIAVVEPEVVRAVLLHALGAPESAFWRVDVPPLSATEIAGGPGRWNLRLGQAGG
- a CDS encoding IS4 family transposase, whose amino-acid sequence is MSADVGELSGLGLLTWVYPSGLVDRAVAACGRAEQRRRLLPARLMVYFVLGLALFSPAPYLDVMRHLVEGLRGQGLLGDWRIPAKSSLFRARQRLGPEPLRVLFTTTAKPMGTEGTPGAFWRGLRLLAVDGTCWDVADSAANEAAFGRPGNSRGHDKSSFPQVRMACLIEVGTHLVLDAELAGCRTGEVTLVSRLPRSCGPGQLVLADREFLGVPLWRAFTATGADLLWRVPANRVLPVDRILRDGSWLSRIHAHTDPAHTDPVTVRVLAYQLNGTGHAGEDYRLVTSLLDARRHPARQLAALYQERWEAEAVFAELKTHQRGARVVISSKTPEGVLQQIWAHLLVHHALRELMVRTAATRSLDPDQVSFTETLRSARRSVTVTPGSFSP
- a CDS encoding DUF6204 family protein, which codes for MTTRTFRVTVRGVFDGLGAEQRAELLSHAAEHDVLRAAFTPEGHLSYDITARPAFTFRFQDTGEEEEDILVATERAEETARAWLTERGYGYKNLRSSAEDLSQAPLSKRQRRAAAQRQD